One region of Streptomyces sp. CG4 genomic DNA includes:
- a CDS encoding CehA/McbA family metallohydrolase: MCEDTHDTGHAPARRAVLVTGAAVALTLGGVTFASGAQAADGEQETQTVRGTLPPGSPDFVYVPVEVPAGVQEIKVSYTYDKPSVPAGTMGNALDIGLFDRHGTELGGRGFRGWSGGARTEFFVRADDATPGYIPGPVREGTWYVALGPYTVAPQGLPYELTITLTYGDPGETPRPVYPPSRAKGRGRDWYRGDCHLHSWYSDGRRTPAEIAALARAAGLDFINSSDHNTHSAHPHWADQAGDDLLIMLGEEVTTRNGHVVALGTEPGTFVDWRYRARDNRWARFARDIRRAGGLVVPAHPHATCVGCGWKFGFGEADAVEVWNGPYTPDDEVTLADWDNQLVASVRQGRAWLPAMGNSDAHRDPDTVGSPQTVVLADDLTREAIQEGIRAGRSYVAESKNVVLGFTATGGRGQQAGIGERLEVADDTPVTVRLEVSGAPRCSVRFVTDQGVLYTSDPLPVSGAGTVEWRTTPAYAAYVRAEVRHETALGPVPGALAAFTNPVFLGAARSA, translated from the coding sequence ATGTGCGAAGACACTCACGACACCGGACACGCTCCCGCCAGACGCGCCGTGCTCGTGACGGGCGCCGCCGTCGCGCTTACGTTGGGAGGCGTGACCTTCGCGAGCGGCGCCCAAGCCGCGGACGGCGAGCAGGAGACCCAGACGGTACGCGGGACGCTGCCGCCCGGCTCCCCCGACTTCGTGTACGTACCGGTCGAAGTCCCCGCCGGCGTCCAGGAGATCAAGGTCTCCTACACCTACGACAAGCCCTCGGTCCCGGCCGGCACCATGGGCAACGCCCTCGACATCGGCCTCTTCGACCGGCACGGCACCGAGCTGGGCGGCCGGGGCTTCAGGGGCTGGTCGGGCGGGGCCCGGACAGAGTTCTTCGTCCGGGCCGACGATGCGACCCCCGGCTACATCCCCGGCCCGGTGCGGGAGGGCACCTGGTACGTCGCGCTGGGCCCTTACACGGTGGCGCCGCAGGGGCTGCCGTACGAGCTGACGATCACGCTGACCTACGGCGACCCCGGCGAGACCCCGAGGCCCGTGTATCCGCCGTCCCGGGCGAAGGGCCGGGGCCGGGACTGGTACCGGGGCGACTGCCATCTGCACTCCTGGTACTCCGACGGCCGCCGCACCCCGGCCGAGATCGCGGCCCTCGCGCGGGCGGCGGGCCTGGACTTCATCAACTCCTCGGACCACAACACCCACTCCGCCCACCCCCACTGGGCGGACCAGGCGGGCGACGACCTGCTGATCATGCTCGGTGAGGAGGTCACCACCCGCAACGGCCATGTGGTGGCGCTCGGCACGGAGCCCGGCACGTTCGTGGACTGGCGCTACCGCGCCCGGGACAACCGCTGGGCCCGCTTCGCCCGGGACATCCGCCGGGCCGGCGGCCTGGTCGTCCCCGCCCATCCGCACGCCACCTGTGTGGGCTGCGGCTGGAAGTTCGGCTTCGGGGAGGCGGACGCCGTGGAGGTGTGGAACGGCCCGTACACCCCGGACGACGAGGTCACACTGGCCGACTGGGACAACCAGCTGGTCGCCTCCGTACGGCAGGGGCGGGCCTGGCTCCCGGCGATGGGCAACAGCGACGCCCACCGCGACCCGGACACGGTCGGCAGCCCGCAGACGGTCGTCCTCGCCGACGACCTGACCCGGGAGGCGATCCAGGAGGGCATCCGCGCGGGACGCTCGTACGTGGCCGAGTCGAAGAACGTCGTCCTCGGCTTCACGGCGACGGGCGGGCGCGGACAGCAGGCGGGTATCGGGGAGCGGCTGGAGGTGGCCGACGACACACCGGTGACCGTACGGCTGGAGGTCTCGGGCGCCCCGCGCTGCTCGGTCCGCTTCGTCACCGACCAGGGCGTGCTGTACACCAGCGATCCGCTGCCGGTGTCGGGCGCGGGCACGGTCGAGTGGCGCACGACGCCCGCCTACGCGGCGTACGTGCGCGCCGAGGTACGGCACGAGACGGCGCTGGGGCCGGTGCCGGGGGCGCTGGCGGCGTTCACCAACCCCGTCTTCCTCGGGGCCGCCCGCTCGGCTTGA
- a CDS encoding amidohydrolase family protein produces MLDHLIKGVTVVDGTGAPAYVADVGIHNGRIAVIGTVTEDARTTEDARGLVLAPGFVDPHTHYDAQLFWDPYATPSLHHGVTTVAGGNCGFTLAPLNPSRPDDADYTRRMMSKVEGMSLVALEEGAPWSWNSFGDYLDALDGRIAVNAGFMVGHCALRRYVMGPDAVGGQPSAEQLAEIVRLLHEAMDAGAWGLSTTQSRTHSDGDGQPVASRHARPAELLALSKAVGEHEGTQIEAIVAGCLDQFSDDEIDLLVEISAVAGRPLNWNVLTVDAAVPERVPRQLSASERARKAGGRIVALTMPILTPMNMSLGTFCALNLIPGWGPVLGLPVPERIARLKDPDVRAEMLRRAESKEAGVFRRLANFGRYVIGDTYSEANRGLTGRVVRDIAEERGLDPFACLVEICANDELRTVLWPMPSDNDPASWALRAETWQHEDVLLGGSDAGAHLDRMCGAPYTTRFLGDCLRRRKLVGLEQAVKMLTDDPAQLFGLRERGQVREGWHADLVLFDPERIDAGQARLVHDLPGDSPRLDSRAIGVRAVWVNGVEAIRDEVVTGAVPGKVLRSGADTRTVSTR; encoded by the coding sequence ATGTTGGATCACCTCATCAAGGGCGTCACCGTCGTCGACGGGACCGGGGCGCCCGCCTACGTCGCCGACGTCGGCATCCACAACGGCCGGATCGCCGTCATCGGCACCGTCACCGAAGACGCCCGTACGACCGAGGACGCGCGCGGTCTCGTCCTCGCCCCCGGCTTCGTCGACCCCCACACCCACTACGACGCCCAGCTCTTCTGGGACCCGTACGCGACCCCCTCCCTCCATCACGGGGTGACCACCGTCGCCGGCGGGAACTGCGGGTTCACGCTCGCGCCCCTCAATCCCTCCCGTCCCGACGACGCCGACTACACCCGGCGGATGATGTCCAAGGTGGAGGGGATGTCCCTGGTGGCGCTGGAGGAGGGGGCGCCCTGGAGCTGGAACTCCTTCGGGGACTATCTGGACGCCCTCGACGGGCGGATCGCCGTCAACGCGGGCTTCATGGTCGGCCACTGCGCGCTGCGCCGCTACGTGATGGGACCCGACGCCGTCGGCGGGCAGCCCAGCGCGGAGCAACTGGCCGAGATCGTACGGCTGTTGCACGAGGCCATGGACGCCGGCGCGTGGGGGTTGTCCACCACGCAGTCCCGTACGCACTCCGACGGGGACGGGCAGCCGGTCGCCTCGCGGCACGCGCGGCCGGCGGAGCTGCTGGCGCTGTCGAAGGCCGTCGGCGAGCACGAGGGGACGCAGATCGAGGCGATCGTCGCCGGGTGTCTGGACCAGTTCAGCGACGACGAGATCGATCTGCTGGTGGAGATCAGCGCGGTGGCCGGACGGCCGCTGAACTGGAACGTGCTCACCGTCGACGCGGCCGTTCCGGAGCGGGTGCCCCGGCAGCTGAGCGCGAGCGAGCGGGCCCGGAAGGCCGGCGGGCGGATCGTGGCGCTCACCATGCCGATCCTCACCCCGATGAACATGTCCCTCGGCACCTTCTGCGCCCTCAACCTGATCCCCGGGTGGGGGCCGGTCCTCGGGCTGCCGGTTCCCGAGCGGATCGCCCGGCTGAAGGACCCGGACGTGCGGGCGGAGATGCTGCGGCGGGCCGAGTCGAAGGAGGCGGGCGTCTTCCGGCGGCTGGCGAACTTCGGGCGCTACGTCATCGGGGACACCTACAGCGAGGCCAACCGGGGCCTGACCGGCCGGGTGGTGCGGGACATCGCCGAGGAGCGGGGGCTCGACCCCTTCGCCTGCCTGGTGGAGATCTGCGCGAACGACGAGCTGCGTACGGTGCTGTGGCCGATGCCGAGCGACAACGACCCGGCGTCCTGGGCGCTGCGCGCCGAGACCTGGCAGCACGAGGACGTCCTGCTGGGCGGGTCCGACGCCGGGGCGCATCTGGACCGGATGTGCGGGGCGCCGTACACGACGCGCTTCCTCGGGGACTGTCTGCGGCGGCGGAAGCTGGTCGGTCTGGAGCAGGCGGTGAAGATGCTGACCGACGATCCGGCCCAGCTCTTCGGGCTGCGGGAGCGCGGGCAGGTGCGCGAGGGCTGGCATGCGGACCTGGTCCTCTTCGACCCGGAGCGGATCGACGCCGGGCAGGCCCGGCTGGTGCACGACCTGCCGGGTGACAGCCCGCGCCTGGACTCCCGGGCGATCGGGGTGCGGGCCGTGTGGGTCAACGGGGTCGAGGCGATCCGCGACGAGGTGGTGACCGGGGCCGTACCGGGCAAGGTGCTGCGCTCGGGGGCCGACACCCGCACGGTGAGCACCCGGTGA
- a CDS encoding aldehyde dehydrogenase family protein produces MSEGQRLFVGGAWVEPDGGHYPVTDPATEETVGWAPEASAAQVRAACAAAREAFAAWSGTRPEERAAVLGRTAEIIRGSMEPYAELARAETGATTGTARAMQVGVAAARFRRYARVEPAEWPVAPQINEAGPMGKAGVLGALAVRQPVGVVTCITSYNNPWANPAGKVAPALAMGNTVVVKPAPQDPLSVYRMAQALEAAGAPPGVVNVVSGRDVAVGEAAVASDDVDMVSFTGSTAVGRRIAEVCGRDMKRQLMELGGKGAALVFDDADLASAVAGIGTTFSFYSGQICTAPTRVLAQRGVYDRLVEQLAAYAARLKVGDPRERDTVVGPLISAEHRARVESYIELGRKEGASVVAGGERPPMDAGFYLTPALLADCTNDMRVAREEIFGPVVVVLPFDDEEEAVALANDSDYGLLDYVWSGDVARAFRVARRLRAGGVGINTVGRNMEAPFGGFKKSGVGRDVGSYALHAYSEVQAIVWPG; encoded by the coding sequence GTGAGCGAAGGGCAGCGGCTGTTCGTCGGCGGCGCGTGGGTGGAACCCGACGGCGGGCACTATCCGGTGACCGACCCGGCCACCGAGGAGACCGTCGGCTGGGCGCCGGAAGCCTCGGCGGCGCAGGTGCGCGCGGCCTGCGCGGCGGCCCGGGAGGCGTTCGCGGCGTGGTCGGGGACCCGGCCCGAGGAGCGGGCGGCGGTGCTGGGCCGGACGGCGGAGATCATCCGGGGGTCGATGGAGCCGTACGCCGAGCTGGCCCGCGCGGAGACCGGCGCGACCACGGGGACCGCCCGGGCGATGCAGGTCGGGGTGGCCGCCGCCCGGTTTCGCCGGTACGCGCGCGTGGAGCCCGCCGAGTGGCCCGTGGCCCCGCAGATCAACGAGGCCGGACCGATGGGGAAGGCCGGGGTGCTGGGCGCCCTGGCGGTACGGCAGCCCGTCGGCGTCGTCACCTGCATCACCTCCTACAACAACCCCTGGGCCAACCCGGCCGGCAAGGTCGCCCCGGCCCTGGCCATGGGCAACACGGTGGTGGTGAAACCGGCCCCGCAGGACCCGCTGTCCGTCTACCGGATGGCGCAGGCGCTGGAGGCGGCCGGTGCACCGCCCGGCGTGGTGAACGTCGTCTCCGGGCGGGACGTGGCCGTGGGCGAGGCGGCGGTGGCCTCCGACGACGTCGACATGGTCAGCTTCACCGGCTCCACGGCCGTCGGCCGGCGCATCGCCGAGGTGTGCGGGCGGGACATGAAACGCCAGCTGATGGAGCTGGGCGGCAAGGGCGCGGCGCTCGTCTTCGACGACGCCGACCTCGCCTCGGCCGTCGCCGGCATCGGCACCACCTTCTCCTTCTACAGCGGGCAGATCTGCACGGCACCGACGCGGGTGCTGGCCCAGCGCGGGGTGTACGACCGGCTGGTGGAGCAACTGGCCGCATACGCCGCCCGGTTGAAGGTCGGGGATCCACGGGAGAGGGACACGGTCGTGGGCCCGCTGATCTCGGCCGAGCACCGGGCGCGGGTGGAGTCGTACATCGAACTCGGCCGGAAGGAGGGCGCGTCGGTGGTCGCGGGCGGCGAACGCCCGCCGATGGACGCCGGTTTCTATCTCACCCCCGCCCTCCTCGCCGACTGCACCAACGACATGCGGGTGGCCCGGGAGGAGATCTTCGGCCCGGTGGTCGTGGTGCTCCCCTTCGACGACGAGGAGGAGGCCGTCGCCCTCGCCAACGACTCCGACTACGGGCTCCTCGACTACGTCTGGTCCGGCGACGTGGCCAGGGCCTTCCGGGTGGCCCGGCGGCTGCGGGCCGGCGGGGTCGGGATCAACACGGTGGGCCGGAACATGGAAGCGCCGTTCGGGGGATTCAAGAAGAGCGGTGTGGGCCGTGACGTGGGCTCTTATGCCCTGCACGCCTACAGCGAGGTACAGGCCATCGTGTGGCCGGGCTGA
- a CDS encoding alpha/beta fold hydrolase, giving the protein MEHTVKVEGGEVWADDSGGSGLPLVLLHPGIADSRVWEPVLPQLTAWYRVIRYDARGFGKSPMPTGPYTQTGDLRRVLDHFGVDRAVLAGSSMGGRTVIDFALSDPGRVAALGLLVPGVSGYPKLESPDLSAEIVRLAQAGDMDGLLALSLRTFAAAGSAPDARAAELVRDSFRGWFSTYGHEQPERPAFDRLSEIRVPCVLLLGEQDTPRLVACNEAMAARIPGCRLVRVPESDHLPTLRAPRTVVRVITDLFERVG; this is encoded by the coding sequence ATGGAGCACACGGTGAAGGTCGAGGGCGGCGAGGTCTGGGCGGACGACTCGGGAGGCTCGGGGCTCCCCCTGGTGCTGCTGCACCCGGGGATCGCGGACTCACGGGTGTGGGAGCCGGTGCTGCCCCAGCTGACGGCGTGGTACCGGGTGATCCGGTACGACGCCCGGGGTTTCGGCAAGTCCCCGATGCCGACAGGACCGTACACGCAGACCGGGGACCTGCGGCGGGTGCTGGATCACTTCGGGGTGGACCGCGCGGTCCTGGCCGGCAGCAGCATGGGCGGCAGGACCGTGATCGACTTCGCGCTGAGTGATCCGGGGCGGGTGGCCGCCCTGGGTCTGCTGGTGCCGGGCGTCAGCGGTTACCCGAAGCTGGAGTCCCCGGACCTGAGCGCGGAGATCGTCCGGCTGGCACAGGCGGGAGACATGGACGGTCTGCTCGCCCTGTCCCTGCGCACCTTCGCCGCGGCGGGCAGCGCGCCGGACGCCCGGGCCGCCGAGCTGGTCCGGGACTCGTTCCGTGGCTGGTTCTCCACCTATGGCCACGAGCAGCCGGAGCGGCCCGCCTTCGACCGGCTCTCCGAAATCCGGGTGCCCTGCGTGCTGTTGCTGGGCGAGCAGGACACGCCCCGGCTGGTCGCCTGCAACGAGGCGATGGCCGCCCGCATCCCCGGCTGCCGGCTCGTCCGGGTCCCGGAGAGCGACCATCTGCCGACCCTGCGGGCTCCCAGGACGGTGGTGCGGGTGATCACCGACCTGTTCGAGCGGGTCGGCTGA
- a CDS encoding nitroreductase/quinone reductase family protein, giving the protein MAGRSDLKHRLVTRFQRYLANPLNRRLPFQVLLETTGRTSGLPRQTPVGGRRTGESFWLVSEFGYKSQYVRNIQADPKVRVRIAGRWHHGTAHLLPDDDPVARLRSLPRFNSTAVRAFGTSLLTIRVDLED; this is encoded by the coding sequence ATGGCAGGCCGCAGCGACCTCAAGCACCGCCTCGTGACCCGTTTCCAGCGGTACCTCGCCAATCCGCTCAACCGGCGGCTGCCGTTCCAGGTCCTGCTGGAGACCACCGGCCGCACCTCGGGCCTGCCCCGGCAGACGCCGGTCGGCGGGCGCCGGACCGGCGAATCCTTCTGGCTGGTCTCCGAGTTCGGCTACAAGTCGCAGTACGTGCGCAACATCCAGGCCGACCCGAAGGTCCGCGTCCGGATCGCCGGCCGCTGGCACCACGGCACCGCCCATCTCCTCCCCGACGACGACCCGGTCGCCCGCCTGCGCTCCCTGCCCCGCTTCAACAGCACGGCGGTGCGCGCCTTCGGCACCAGCCTGCTGACGATCCGGGTGGACCTGGAGGACTGA
- a CDS encoding LLM class flavin-dependent oxidoreductase: MEFGLFVQGYVGKRAETDPLAEHKALMEETEYVIQADKSGFKYAWASEHHFLEEYSHLSANDVFLGYLAHATERIHLGSGIFNPLAQVNHPVKVAEKVAMLDHLSEGRFEFGSGRGAGSHEILGFIPGVTDMNYTKEIWEETIAEFPKMWLQDEYAGFQGKHWQLPPRKVLPKPYGKSHPAMWYAAGSPPSYAMAAKKGLGVLGFSIQKVSDMEWVLEQYKTAVVNAEPVGDFVNDNVMVTTTAICAPTHAEAIDIAVHGGLHYLPSLVFRYHDTFPRPEGFPVWPETLPEYTPEFVELLVEEELLICGDPDEVLRQCKRWEQAGADQLSFGLPVGVPKEETLRTIQLIGEHVIPKIDTDPVHRTSRFRQAV, from the coding sequence TTGGAATTCGGGCTCTTTGTACAGGGATACGTGGGCAAGCGCGCCGAGACGGACCCGCTCGCCGAGCACAAGGCGCTGATGGAGGAGACCGAGTACGTCATCCAGGCGGACAAGTCCGGCTTCAAGTACGCCTGGGCCTCCGAACACCACTTCCTGGAGGAGTACTCGCATCTGTCGGCCAACGACGTCTTCCTCGGCTATCTGGCCCACGCGACCGAGCGCATCCACCTGGGCTCCGGAATCTTCAACCCGCTCGCCCAGGTGAACCATCCCGTGAAGGTCGCCGAGAAGGTCGCCATGCTGGACCACCTCAGCGAGGGCCGCTTCGAGTTCGGCAGCGGGCGGGGCGCCGGATCGCACGAGATCCTCGGGTTCATACCCGGGGTGACCGACATGAACTACACCAAGGAGATCTGGGAGGAGACGATCGCCGAGTTCCCGAAGATGTGGCTCCAGGACGAGTACGCGGGCTTCCAGGGCAAGCACTGGCAGCTGCCGCCGCGCAAGGTCCTGCCGAAGCCGTACGGGAAGTCGCATCCGGCGATGTGGTACGCGGCCGGGTCGCCGCCGTCGTACGCCATGGCCGCGAAGAAGGGGCTCGGGGTGCTCGGCTTCAGCATCCAGAAGGTCTCCGACATGGAGTGGGTGCTGGAGCAGTACAAGACGGCGGTCGTGAACGCGGAGCCCGTCGGGGACTTCGTGAACGACAACGTGATGGTGACGACGACGGCGATCTGTGCGCCCACGCATGCCGAGGCGATCGACATCGCCGTGCACGGGGGGCTGCACTATCTGCCCTCGCTCGTCTTCCGGTATCACGACACGTTCCCTCGCCCCGAGGGGTTCCCGGTGTGGCCGGAGACCCTGCCCGAGTACACGCCGGAGTTCGTGGAGCTGCTCGTCGAGGAGGAGCTGCTGATCTGCGGGGATCCGGACGAGGTGCTGCGGCAGTGCAAGCGGTGGGAGCAGGCCGGGGCGGACCAGTTGAGCTTCGGGCTGCCGGTGGGGGTGCCGAAGGAGGAGACATTGCGGACCATTCAGCTGATCGGGGAGCACGTCATTCCGAAGATCGACACGGATCCCGTGCACCGGACGTCGCGGTTCCGTCAGGCCGTCTGA
- a CDS encoding SDR family NAD(P)-dependent oxidoreductase produces MGKLDGRVVIITGAARGQGEQEARLFRAEGARVVVGDVLDDQGEALAKEIGALYVHLDVGTEDGWRDAVAAAKAAYGHLDGLVNNAGILRFNALVDTPLEEFMQVVQVNQVGCFLGMKTVAPELADGGTIVNTASYTAMTGMAAVGTYAATKHAVLGLTRVAALELAGRGIRVNAICPGAIDTAMSNPSRLDPDADPEETSRALDELYRGLVPLGRVGQPEEVARLALFLTSEDSSYITGQPFVIDGGWLAGVSII; encoded by the coding sequence ATGGGCAAGCTGGACGGGCGGGTCGTCATCATCACCGGGGCGGCCCGCGGGCAGGGCGAGCAGGAGGCGCGGCTCTTCCGGGCGGAGGGCGCCCGGGTGGTCGTCGGCGACGTACTGGACGACCAGGGGGAGGCCCTGGCCAAGGAGATAGGCGCGCTGTACGTCCATCTCGACGTCGGCACCGAGGACGGCTGGCGGGATGCGGTGGCGGCCGCCAAGGCGGCGTACGGGCACCTCGACGGGCTGGTCAACAACGCCGGCATCCTGCGCTTCAACGCCCTCGTGGACACCCCGCTGGAGGAGTTCATGCAGGTCGTGCAGGTCAACCAGGTCGGCTGCTTCCTGGGCATGAAGACGGTGGCGCCGGAGCTGGCCGACGGGGGCACGATCGTGAACACCGCCTCCTACACGGCCATGACCGGCATGGCGGCCGTGGGCACGTACGCCGCGACCAAGCACGCCGTACTGGGGCTGACCCGGGTGGCCGCGCTGGAGCTGGCGGGCCGGGGCATCCGGGTCAACGCGATCTGTCCGGGCGCCATCGACACCGCGATGTCCAACCCGTCGCGGCTCGACCCGGACGCCGACCCGGAGGAGACGAGCCGGGCCCTGGACGAGCTGTACCGGGGGCTCGTGCCGCTCGGGCGGGTCGGGCAGCCGGAGGAGGTGGCACGCCTCGCCCTCTTCCTCACCTCGGAGGACTCCTCGTACATCACCGGGCAGCCGTTCGTGATCGACGGGGGATGGCTGGCGGGCGTCTCCATCATCTGA
- a CDS encoding LLM class F420-dependent oxidoreductase, whose protein sequence is MSLAYGIQLPVQAQSALFAEGWEAGAGPADLVALARAADDAGFAYLAACDHVAVPRRLAPAMSTVWYDPVATLAHLAAVTERVRLLSHVAVVGLRHPLLTAKQYATLDHLSGGRLILGVGAGHVREEFEVLGADFERRGAVLDETIDALRAALGPEEFPEHHGKLYDFAGLGQRPRPAQPDVPLWVGGSSPAAVRRAALKGDGWLPQGDPRERLPAQIARLRRLREEAGAEGPFTVGAITEPLYVGRAGWEVGRRTLTGAPEEIAESLRAYRAMGVDQIQVRFRSRSRAELVEQIGLFGAQVAPRLQ, encoded by the coding sequence GTGAGCCTCGCGTACGGCATCCAGCTGCCCGTGCAGGCGCAGAGCGCCCTGTTCGCGGAGGGCTGGGAGGCGGGCGCCGGGCCGGCGGACCTGGTGGCGCTCGCCCGGGCCGCGGACGATGCCGGGTTCGCCTACCTGGCCGCCTGCGACCACGTGGCCGTCCCGCGCCGGCTGGCCCCGGCCATGAGCACGGTCTGGTACGACCCGGTGGCCACCCTCGCCCACCTCGCCGCCGTCACCGAGCGCGTCCGGCTGCTCAGCCATGTCGCGGTGGTGGGACTGCGGCACCCGCTGCTCACCGCCAAGCAGTACGCCACCCTCGACCATCTCTCCGGCGGCCGGCTGATCCTCGGGGTCGGGGCCGGGCACGTACGGGAGGAGTTCGAGGTGCTCGGGGCCGACTTCGAGCGGCGCGGCGCCGTGCTGGACGAGACGATCGACGCGCTCCGGGCCGCCCTCGGGCCTGAGGAGTTCCCCGAACACCACGGCAAGCTCTACGACTTCGCCGGGCTGGGGCAGCGGCCGCGGCCCGCGCAGCCGGACGTCCCGCTGTGGGTCGGCGGCTCCTCGCCCGCCGCCGTTCGCCGAGCCGCGCTGAAGGGCGACGGCTGGCTGCCGCAGGGGGATCCGCGGGAGCGGCTGCCCGCACAGATCGCCCGGCTGCGGCGGCTGCGGGAAGAGGCCGGCGCCGAGGGGCCGTTCACGGTCGGCGCGATCACCGAGCCGCTGTACGTCGGACGGGCCGGCTGGGAGGTCGGGCGGCGGACCCTCACCGGGGCGCCGGAGGAGATCGCCGAGTCGCTGCGGGCCTACCGGGCGATGGGCGTGGACCAGATCCAGGTGCGGTTCCGCAGCCGGAGCCGGGCCGAACTCGTCGAGCAGATCGGACTGTTCGGGGCTCAGGTCGCACCCCGGCTGCAGTGA